GTGCACGTAGATTTCGGCGACCCGCCCGCTGACCTCCGGCGTGATGTTCATCACCCGCCACGCCTCCACCTGGCCCGTGTGCCTTAGGGTGTGGGAGATGCTTTTTGTGGCAACACGTTCTACCCTGACCCACGCGGCACTCAAGGTAGATCCATTGCCGCTGCGCTGGGAACCGGAGCGTGAGCCGCAGCCCAGATGTACAAGCGGTAGCCAAACGAGAACAAACACCAAGCCACGCCCGATCGTTCGTTTTCGGAATCCGGCGATCATCGTCTCACCTCGTCAAACCGATTAGCTCAGAAGTCCTGCTTCACTCCTCGTTTTCCTCTCCAAGAATGCCCACGGCCTTACGGATTTCGGCGTCGGCCACAGAACAGTCGTGGAGGGCCTGCGACCAGTTGGTCTCCGCCTCCATCAGGGCCAGCTGGGCGCTGATCACGTCGAGGTTCGTAATGAGCCCCTGCTTGTAACTCAGTTCGGCAATGCGCACGCTTTCCCGCGCCTGATCGACGTTGGTCCGCTGGGAGTTCAGACGTTCCTCCGCCTCCTGAAACTTGAGATACGCCTGCTCGACCTCCAGTCGGATGGCCCGCCGAGTGGCTTCCAGTCCGAGGTCGGCGCTGGTCACCTGGGCTCGGGCTTGCGTCACACGGGCATGCGTGGTGAAGCCGTCGAAAATGGGAAGCGATAGGGCGACGTTGACCGTGTAATAGTCGTCCCAGCGGTCAAGCTTGGTAGTAAGCACGTTGCTCCGGAAATTGTAGTTTCCTACCAGTGCCAGGGTCGGGTTGTCGCTGGCTCGGACCAACCGCAGGGCGTGTTCTCCAATCTCTCGCTGCAACTCCGCCTGACGCACCTCTGGACGCTTGCGCAGGGCCTGGCGAACTGCTTCCTCCAGAGGAAGTTCCGGCTGGCGATACTGAAAGGTACCGAGAAGCTGGACGGGGGTTTCCGGACTGACCCCGATGATCGTTTTGAGGGCAAGGTAGGCGACGCGCTGGCCATTCCGCGCCTGTGCCAGGCGGGGCATAAGGTTGGCCTCCTGCACGCGCGCTCGCAACACGTCGAAGTCCGTCGCCATGCCCACCTGCCTCTGGCGCTCCACGGTCTCGCGGTGCTCCTGCGCGACGTGTACCGCCTGTTCGGCGACACGTACGAACTCGTCGGCCAGGAGGCAGCCGTAGAAGCTCCGAATGGTCTGCAAGATCGTCTGCTGTCGTGCCTGCCGCACCTGCTGGAGCGTCAATTGTTGGGCCAGCCGTGCCTGCTGGAAGGCATGCCAGAGCCGGCCGCTTGTGAAGATTGGCTGGGTAAATTGCAGCGTGCCCTGGTAGTCCAGAGTAAAGTCCAGTTCCGTACGGATCGGCTTGGCAGGCAGGCCAGGGAACCGGAAAAGGGGAGGAATCTCCACCGCGAAGACCTTCTCGAGCCAGGTGTAGGCACCCTGCAGATTG
The DNA window shown above is from candidate division KSB1 bacterium and carries:
- a CDS encoding TolC family protein; translation: MRRRWVLFLWAALLSLPGQIKAQDTLRLTLDDCIHLALERNPSYLAVAEQTEVARGRVREALGAFLPQVNLQGAYTWLEKVFAVEIPPLFRFPGLPAKPIRTELDFTLDYQGTLQFTQPIFTSGRLWHAFQQARLAQQLTLQQVRQARQQTILQTIRSFYGCLLADEFVRVAEQAVHVAQEHRETVERQRQVGMATDFDVLRARVQEANLMPRLAQARNGQRVAYLALKTIIGVSPETPVQLLGTFQYRQPELPLEEAVRQALRKRPEVRQAELQREIGEHALRLVRASDNPTLALVGNYNFRSNVLTTKLDRWDDYYTVNVALSLPIFDGFTTHARVTQARAQVTSADLGLEATRRAIRLEVEQAYLKFQEAEERLNSQRTNVDQARESVRIAELSYKQGLITNLDVISAQLALMEAETNWSQALHDCSVADAEIRKAVGILGEENEE